From a region of the Globicephala melas chromosome 19, mGloMel1.2, whole genome shotgun sequence genome:
- the CDH15 gene encoding cadherin-15 — MDAALLLALGLLAQSLCLSVGVPGLRRPHTLYPWHRMPAPGRVRRAWVIPPISVSENHKRLPFPLVQIKSDRQQLGSIIYSIQGPGVDEEPRGIFSIDKFTGKVSLNAVLDREKTDRFRLRAFALDLGGSTLEEPTDLEIVVVDQNDNRPVFRQEVFTGRVLEGAVPGTFVTRAEATDADDPETDNAALRYSILEQGGPQLFSIDPHTGEIRTVQVGLDREVVAVYNLTLQVADMSGDGLTATALAIITLEDVNDNAPEFTRGQFFLEATEAISGVDVGRLEVEDRDLPGSPNWVARFTILEGDPDGQFAIRTDPRTNEGVLSVVKPLDYESREHYDLTVAAQNEAPLQAAAPRAERGQARVSVQVRDVNEAPVFQQNPLRTSLAEGAAPGTPVATFSARDPDTQQPQRLSYSKDYDPEDWLQVDGATGRVQTQRVLSPASPFLKDGWYRAIILARDDASPPSTATGTLSVEILEVNDHAPELSPPWGSLCSTPEQGSGLLLGATDEDLPPHGAPFHFQLSPRLPELARNWSLSQVNVSHARLRPRLQVQEGLHRLSLLLQDSGQPPQQREQPLNVTVCRCGLDGACLPGAAALRAGGAGISLGALVIVLASVILLLLLALLVALLVRCRQQSCDKRLLHGLQDDLRDNILNYDEQGGGEEDQDAYDMDQLRHPAELAALGAPLGRPSLRRDAPFGRSHPQAPRVLPTSPSDIADFINEGLEAVDSDPAVPPYDTALLYDYEGDGSVAGTLSSILSSLGDEDADYSCLWDWGPRFARLADLYGPREGTREEAF; from the exons AGTCTGTGCCTGTCAGTGGGGGTCCCCGGGCTGAGGAGGCCGCATACCCTGTACCCCTGGCACCGGATGCCGGCACCGGGCCGCGTGCGGAGAGCCTGGGTCATCCCTCCCATCAGTGTGTCCGAGAACCACAAGCGCCTGCCCTTCCCCCTGGTGCAG ATCAAGTCGGACAGGCAGCAGCTGGGCAGCATCATCTACAGCATCCAGGGGCCCGGCGTGGACGAGGAGCCCCGGGGGATCTTCTCCATAGACAAGTTCACAGGGAAGGTGTCCCTGAATGCCGTGCTGGACCGAGAGAAGACAGACCGCTTCAGG ctcagggcctttgctctggACCTGGGGGGGTCCACCCTGGAGGAGCCCACGGACCTGGAGATCGTGGTTGTGGACCAGAACGACAACCGGCCTGTCTTCCGGCAGGAGGTGTTCACTGGCCGGGTGCTGGAGGGCGCCGTCCCAG gaaCCTTCGTGACCAGGGCTGAGGCCACGGATGCGGACGACCCGGAGACGGACAACGCGGCCCTGCGATACTCCATTCTGGAGCAGGGCGGCCCCCAGCTCTTCAGCATTGACCCGCACACGGGGGAGATCCGCACGGTTCAAGTGGGCCTGGACCGCGAG GTGGTCGCCGTGTACAATCTGACCCTGCAGGTGGCGGACATGTCTGGAGACGGCCTCACCGCCACTGCCTTGGCCATCATCACACTGGAGGATGTCAACGACAACGCCCCCGAGTTCACCAGGGGTCAG TTCTTCCTGGAGGCCACAGAGGCCATCAGCGGAGTGGACGTGGGGCGGCTGGAGGTAGAGGACCGGGACCTGCCCGGCTCCCCCAACTGGGTGGCCAGGTTCACCATCCTGGAGGGCGACCCTGACGGGCAGTTCGCCATCCGCACCGACCCCAGGACCAACGAGGGTGTGCTGTCTGTGGTGAAG CCGCTGGACTACGAGAGTCGGGAGCACTACGACCTCACAGTGGCGGCGCAGAACGAGGCTCCCCTGCAGGCGGCGGCCCCCAGGGCCGAGCGGGGCCAGGCCAGGGTCAGCGTGCAGGTGCGGGATGTCAACGAGGCGCCCGTGTTCCAGCAGAACCCACTGCGGACCAGCCTGGCCGAGGGGGCGGCCCCAGGAACCCCCGTGGCCACCTTCTCTGCCCGAGACCCTGACACACAGCAGCCGCAGAGGCTCAG CTACTCCAAGGACTATGACCCTGAAGACTGGCTGCAAGTGGACGGGGCCACTGGCCGGGTCCAGACCCAGCGCGTGCTCAGCCCCGCATCCCCCTTCCTCAAGGACGGCTGGTACAGGGCCATCATCCTGGCCCGAGATGATG CCTCCCCACCCAGCACGGCCACAGGGACCCTGTCTGTTGAGATCCTGGAGGTCAACGACCACGCCCCTGAACTGTCCCCGCCGTGGGGCAGCCTGTGCAGCACACCAGAGCAGGGCTCCGGTCTTCTCTTGGGGGCCACGGATGAGGACCTGCCCCCCCACGGGGCCCCCTTCCACttccagctgagccccaggctccCAGAGCTGGCCCGGAACTGGAGCCTCAGCCAGGTTAACG TGAGCCACGCGCGCCTGCGGCCCAGGCTCCAGGTCCAGGAGGGGCTGCACCGCCTGAGCCTGCTGCTCCAGGACTCGGGACAGCCGCCCCAGCAGCGCGAGCAGCCCCTGAACGTGACCGTGTGCCGCTGCGGCCTGGACGGCGCCTGCCTGCCGGGGGCCGCTGCGCTGCGGGCGGGTGGCGCGGGCATCAGCCTGGGCGCCCTGGTCATCGTGCTGGCCAGTGTCATCCTGCTGCTCT tgctcGCCCTGCTGGTGGCCCTCCTGGTGCGGTGCCGGCAGCAGTCGTGTGACAAGAGGCTTTTGCACGGGCTGCAGGACGACCTTCGGGACAACATCCTCAACTACGACGagcaggggggcggggaggaggaccAG GATGCCTATGACATGGACCAGCTGCGCCACCCGGCAGAGCTGGCGGCCCTGGGCGCCCCGCTGGGACGGCCTTCTCTGCGCAGAGACGCCCCGTTCGGCCGATCGCACCCCCAGGCCCCCCGCGTGCTGCCCACCAGCCCCTCTGACATCGCTGACTTCATCAACGAG GGCTTAGAGGCCGTGGACAGCGACCCCGCCGTCCCTCCCTACGACACGGCTCTCCTCTATGACTACGAGGGGGACGGATCCGTGGCAGGCACGCTGAGCTCCATCCTGTCCAGCCTGGGTGATGAGGACGCAGACTACAGCTGCCTCTGGGACTGGGGGCCCCGCTTTGCCCGGCTGGCGGACTTGTACGGGCCCCGTGAGGGCACCAGGGAAGAGGCTTTCTGA